The following are from one region of the Oncorhynchus tshawytscha isolate Ot180627B linkage group LG24, Otsh_v2.0, whole genome shotgun sequence genome:
- the LOC112223475 gene encoding myoferlin isoform X3: MLRVVVESAKGLPKSKLGSTPDPIANIIFKDEKKKTKTIDSEVNPVWNEVLEFDLKGSVLDSSSYIDVIVKDYETIGKDKFLGSAKISLKDLATGQVKSFPCKDLALVNEKGQATGATVSLVIHYDPPANATPNPNDPQAGDAAGDSGRGEEGDEDIPDAGQSPSAPGQPGNPNQRLVKKNRKLNRPLANKPQDFQIRVRILEGRQLPGNNIKPVVKVNVCGQTHRTRIKRGNNPFFDEMFFYNVNMLPSDLFDQYVSIRVYDSFSLRADSLMGEFKVDVGFIYDEPAHSVMRKWLLLNDPDESSSGARGYLKVSMFIVGAGDESQVEKRDINDDQDDIESNLLLPAGVTLRWVTLSLKVFRAEDIPQMDDAFIQSLKGMFGVDGDKKNLVDPFVEAHFAGKRLCTQVIEKNANPEWNQMLNLQVKFPSMCERIKLTVFDWDRLTRNDSIGTIYLNLAKIASSGGEVQDKHAGYGFSPSLEGKTGESEVGFLPAFGPCYINLYGSPREFTGLPDPYEELNYGKGEGVAYRGRILVELSTKLEGKADKTVEEIPSDDILVAQKYQRRRKYCLCVVFHSASMLQEPGEPIQFEVSIGNYGNKLDTTCKPLASTTQYSCAVFDGNHYYYLPWANAKPVVVITSFWEDISHRLDAVNIILYIAERLQSNITAMKLAILAKVPENRLAEIWLRLVNQVIEDLSSLKVPELEGHSNLTSLDIQMKKLRDSTLQTIMEGAKSMREEATEIKDTLGDIEGWLDKLKQLAEEPQNSMPDVIIWMLRGEKRVAYSRIPAYQLLYSTYSEQACGQFCGRTRNVFMQYPMDKNKGLKVPVQIRVNMWLGLSADEKKFNNFSEGTFSVFAELYENQAYMLGKWGTTGLGLRYKCSDVTGKLKLKQENFIPPRGWEWEGDWFIDPEKGLLTEADAGHTEFMDEVFQNETRFPGGEWKPATEPYTDVNGEKTHTPEEIECPAGWSWGDEWTVDENRAVDEKGWEYGITIPPDDKPKSWVPAEKMYHVHRRRRVIRPRKRTSAAGTTTEKRDQGDPEGWEFSSLIGWKFHRQERSADTIRRRRWRRKMAPAGRLGASAIFKLEGALGVDVDEKKKDEVDASKLFGANTPTVSCSFDSSHLYHLRVYVYQARNLIAMDKDSFSDPYAHVSFLHMSKTTETIKATLNPTWDQTLIFQDVEIYGDPQKIAQYPPDVVLEFYDKDQVGKDELLGRSVCVPLVKLNPGMDQTPKLLWSPIIQKDQQAGEVLVAAELILKDKGNETDLPLVPPKRAENLYMVPQGIRPVVQLMAIEILAWGLRNMKPYQLATVASPSLVVECGGEMVQSAVIKNMKKCPNFPGSVLFLKVLLPKEEMYTPPIVLKVIDHRPFGRKPVVGQCTIDTLEEFRCDPYVIQKSSMSSKMALMAAFPHDTRIDMEDRRPLLEAQHAEKEKETVDWWSKFYASIGDHEKCRPYLQKGYDTLKVYDKELENVPEFKQLTDFCNTFKLQRGKNEDEEDDPSVVGEFKGSFKVYPLSDDPGVAPPPRQFRELPESVPQECLVRIYVVRGIDLQPKDNNGQCDPYIKISLGKKSIEDRDNYLPNTTNPVFGRMFEMSCFLPQDKDLKISVYDYDLLTRDEKVGETVIDLENRFLSRFGSYCGLPQTYCISGINQWRDHLKPSQILQNLARLKGVPPPRLEDDGKALSFNGTQYTLAQFEANKEIHQHLGPADERISLHVLRTHGLVPEHVETRTLFSSFQPQLSQGCLQMWVDVFPKNMGLPGPPFDIVPRKAKKYFLRAVVWNTSDVILDETSITGERMSDIYVKGWMPGMEEDKQKTDVHYRSLDGDGNFNWRFVFGFEYLPAEQLCLVSKKEHFWSLDKTEFRIPPKLIVQIWDNDKFSLDDYLGTVELDLRKLTPPAKVSKTCNLSMMEEVMDARPPKSDLANSLFAQKSVRGWWPCVTEQDGKKVLGGKVEMTLEIVSEKEVDEKPAGKGRDEPNMNPKLDFPKRPDTSFFWFTNPCKTMKFIVWRRFKWLFIGLILLILVLLFVGILLYSLPNYISMKIVKPFK, from the exons GTTTCTCGGCTCTGCAAAAATCTCACTGAAAGACCTTGCAACTGGTCAAGTCAAATCCTTTCCATGTAAAGATCTGGCTCTTGTCAATGAAAAGGGACAGGCTACTGGG GCCACGGTGAGCCTTGTTATTCATTATGATCCTCCAGCCAATGCCACCCCAAATCCAAATGACCCACAGGCAGGAGATGCTGCAGGGGATTCTG GTAGaggtgaagagggggatgaggacaTCCCTGATGCAGGACAGAGTCCCTCTGCTCCTGGTCAGCCTGGGAACCCTAACCAAAGACTGGTCAAGAAAAACAGGAAATTGAACCGTCCCCTGGCCAATAAACCTCAGGACTTTCAG ATCCGTGTCAGGATATTAGAGGGACGACAGCTCCCTGGGAATAACATCAAACCTGTTGTGAAGGTGAATGTTTGTGGACAGACTCACAGAACAAGGATCAAGCGGGGAAACAATCCCTTCTTTGATGAG ATGTTCTTTTACAACGTCAACATGTTACCATCGGACCTATTTGATCAATATGTCAGCATTCGG GTGTACGACTCCTTCTCTCTGAGAGCTGACAGTCTCATGGGGGAGTTCAAG GTTGATGTTGGCTTCATCTATGATGAACCAG CTCACTCTGTAATGAGGAAGTGGCTCCTCCTGAATGACCCTGATGAATCCAGTTCGGGCGCCAGAGGATACCTTAAAGTCAGCATGTTCATCGTTGGGGCGGGAGACGAATCACAG GTAGAGAAGAGGGACATTAATGATGACCAGGATGACATAGAGAGTAACCTGCTGCTGCCAGCAGGGGTTACACTGCGATGGGTCACCCTGTCTCTCAAAGTGTTCCGGGCCGAGGACATTCCCCAGA TGGATGATGCCTTTATCCAGTCATTGAAGGGGATGTTTGGAGTGGATGGGGACAAGAAGAATCTAGTGGATCCTTTTGTCGAGGCTCACTTCGCTGGCAAAAGG CTGTGCACCCAAGTCATTGAGAAGAATGCCAACCCAGAATGGAACCAAATGCTGAATCTTCAGGTCaag TTCCCCTCCATGTGTGAACGAATCAAACTGACCGTCTTTGATTG GGATCGCCTGACGAGGAATGACTCGATTGGCACCATATACTTGAATCTGGCCAAAATAGCATCCTCTGGTGGCGAAGTTCAAG ACAAACATGCGGGATATGGGTTCTCGCCATCACTTGAAG GGAAGACTGGGGAGTCTGAGGTGGGTTTCCTGCCAGCCTTTGGGCCTTGCTATATCAACCTGTATGGGAGTCCCAGAGAGTTCACTGGGCTTCCTGACCCCTACGAAGAGCTCAACTATGGCAAA GGTGAAGGGGTGGCCTATCGAGGAAGAATCCTGGTTGAGCTGTCGACTAAACTGGAAGGCAAGGCTGACAAGACTGTAGAAGAGATCCCTAGTGATGACATCTTGGTGGCCCAG AAATACCAGCGCAGGAGGAAgtactgtttgtgtgtagtgttccATAGTGCCAGCATGCTTCAGGAACCTGGCGAACCAATCCAGTTTGAGGTCAGCATTGGCAACTATGGCAACAAGCTGGACACTACCTGTAAACCCCTGGCCTCCACTACCCAGTACAGCTGTGCTGTGTTTGATG GTAACCACTACTATTACCTGCCCTGGGCTAATGCCAAACCAGTGGTTGTCATTACATCATTCTGGGAGGACATCAGTCACCGTTTGGATGCAGTCAACATCATTCTGTACATAGCTGAACGTCTG CAATCTAACATCACTGCGATGAAGTTGGCCATCTTGGCTAAAGTCCCCGAAAACCGTCTGGCTGAGATCTGGCTGAGGCTGGTAAATCAGGTGATCGAGGACCTCAGCAG TTTGAAAGTGCCAGAGCTGGAGGGCCACTCAAACCTGACCTCCCTGGACATCCAGATGAAGAAGCTACGTGACAGCACCCTGCAGACCATCATGGAGGGGGCCAAGAGCATGAGAGAGGAGGCGACTGAGATCAAGGATACCCTGGGGGACATTGAGGGCTGGCTGGACAAACTGAAGCAGCTCGCTGAGGAG CCCCAGAACAGCATGCCTGACGTGATCATCTGGATGctgaggggggagaagagagtggCGTACAGCCGCATCCCAGCCTACCAGCTGCTCTACTCCACCTACAGCGAACAGGCCTGTGGACAGTTCTGTGGCAGGACCAGGAATGTCTTCATGCAGTACCCTATGGATAAAAACAAGGGTCTGAAGGTTCCAGTCCAGATCAGAGTCAACATGTGGCTGGGCCTGTCTGCAGACGAGAAAAAGTTCAACAATTTCTCAGAAGGGACGTTCAGTGTGTTTGCTGAATTG TATGAGAATCAGGCCTACATGCTGGGGAAGTGGGGAACTACCGGTCTGGGTTTACGCTACAAATGCTCTGATGTGACTGGCAAGCTGAAGCTGAAACAAGAGAACTTCATTCCCCCGCGAGgctgggagtgggagggagactgGTTCATAGACCCAGAGAAGGG TCTGTTGACAGAGGCAGATGCGGGACACACTGAGTTCATGGATGAAGTCTTCCAGAATGAGACTCGCTTCCCCGGGGGAGAGTGGAAGCCTGCCACTGAGCCCTACACTGACGTG AATGGGGAGAAGACCCACACACCAGAGGAAATTGAGTGTCCTGCAGGCTGGAGCTGGGGGGATGAGTGGACCGTAGATGAAAACAGGGCTGTGGACGAGAAAG GCTGGGAGTATGGAATCACCATCCCTCCAGATGACAAACCCAAGTCTTGGGTGCCAGCAGAGAAGATGTACCACGTCCACCGACGGAGGAGAGTGATCAGGCCCAGGAAGAGAACATCAGCTGCTGGTACAACCACTGAG AAACGAGACCAAGGAGACCCAGAAGGCTGGGAGTTCTCCTCTCTGATTGGCTGGAAGTTCCACAGGCAGGAGCGTTCTGCCGACACGATCCGACGCAGACGTTGGAGGAGGAAAATGGCCCCTGCTGGCCGCCTGGGGGCATCCGCCATATTCAAACTGGAGGGGGCGCTG GGGGTTGATGTagatgagaaaaaaaaagatgAGGTTGATGCCTCCAAGCTCTTTGGTGCCAATACTCCTACTGTGTCCTGTTCGTTTGACA GCTCACACCTCTACCACCTTCGCGTCTACGTTTACCAGGCCAGGAACCTTATTGCCATGGACAAAGACAGCTTCTCGG ATCCATATGCCCATGTGTCCTTCCTGCACATGAGTAAAACCACAGAGACCATAAAAGCTACCCTGAACCCCACGTGGGACCAGACCCTGATCTTCCAGGATGTGGAGATCTACGGGGACCCGCAGAAAATCGCCCAGTATCCCCCTGACGTGGTGCTGGAGTTCTATGACAAGGACCAGGTG GGGAAAGATGAGCTATTGGGCCGGAGCGTGTGTGTCCCCCTGGTGAAACTGAACCCCGGCATGGACCAGACCCCCAAACTGCTGTGGTCCCCCATCATACAGAAGGACCAGCAGGCTGGAGAGGTGCTGGTGGCTGCTGAGCTCATCCTGAAGGATAAG gGTAACGAGACGGACCTCCCTCTGGTCCCTCCCAAGAGGGCGGAGAATCTGTACATGGTGCCTCAGGGGATACGGCCTGTGGTGCAGCTCATGGCTATTGAG atTCTGGCCTGGGGGTTGCGCAACATGAAGCCCTACCAGTTGGCCACTGTGGCCTCCCCTAGCCTTGTGGTAGAGTGTGGAGGGGAGATGGTCCAGTCTGCTGTCATCAAGAACATGAAGAAGTGCCCCAACTTTCCTGGATCTGTCCTCTTCCTTAAAGTG CTTCTTCCCAAAGAGGAGATGTACACCCCTCCCATCGTGCTGAAGGTGATCGACCACAGGCCATTTGGCAGGAAGCCAGTGGTTGGACAGTGTACCATAGACACTCTGGAGGAGTTTCGCTGTGACCCCTACGTCATCCAGAAGTCATCCATGTCCTCCAAAA TGGCTttgatggctgcttttcctcACGACACCAGAATTGACATGGAAGACAGGAGGCCTCTGCTTGAAGCTCAG CATGCAGAGAAG GAGAAGGAGACAGTTGATTGGTGGAGTAAATTCTACGCTTCCATTGGAGATCATGAGAAGTGCCGTCCTTACCTTCAGAAAGGATATGACACTTTGAAG GTGTATGATAAGGAACTGGAGAATGTTCCTGAGTTCAAACAACTCACCGATTTCTGCAACACCTTCAAACTGCAGAGAGGCAAGAatgaagatgaggaggatgatCCATCTGTCGTTGGAGAATTCAAG GGCTCTTTTAAGGTGTACCCTCTATCAGACGACCCGGGTGTGGCTCCTCCTCCTCGCCAGTTCCGTGAGCTGCCTGAAAGCGTGCCTCAGGAGTGCCTGGTCAGGATCTATGTGGTCAGAGGCATCGACCTGCAGCCCAAGGACAACAACGGTCAG TGTGATCCCTATATAAAGATTTCCCTGGGAAAGAAGTCAATTGAGGACCGAGATAACTACTTACCAAATACCACCAACCCTGTTTTTGGAAG AATGTTTGAGATGTCATGTTTTCTGCCTCAAGACAAAGACCTGAAGATCTCAGTGTATGACTATGATCTGCTGACACGCGATGAGAAAGTGGGAGAGACAGTGATTGACCTGGAGAACCGCTTCCTGTCACGTTTTGGCTCCTACTGTGGCCTGCCTCAGACATACTGCAT CTCTGGAATCAACCAATGGCGTGACCATCTGAAGCCCTCTCAGATCCTTCAGAACCTGGCCCGCCTCAAAGGCGTCCCTCCACCCAGGTTAGAAGATGATGGCAAAGCACTGTCATTCAATGGGACTCAGTACACCCTGGCTCAATTTG AGGCCAACAAAGAGATCCACCAGCACTTGGGTCCTGCCGACGAACGGATCTCTCTGCACGTGCTCAGAACACATGGACTGGTGCCTGAGCATGTGGAGACAAGGACACTGTTCAGCAGCTTCCAGCCCCAACTTTCTCAG GGATGCCTTCAAATGTGGGTGGATGTTTTCCCCAAAAACATGGGCCTTCCCGGACCTCCCTTCGACATTGTGCCACGCAAGGCCAAGAA GTATTTCCTGCGAGCTGTTGTTTGGAACACCTCTGATGTCATTCTGGACGAAACTAGTATTACTGGGGAGCGCATGAGTGATATCTACGTCAAAGG CTGGATGCCAGGTATGGAGGAGGACAAGCAGAAGACCGACGTCCACTACAGGTCTCTGGACGGGGACGGCAACTTCAACTGGAGGTTCGTCTTTGGCTTTGAATACCTGCCCGCTGAACAGCTGTGTCTGGTCTCCAAGAAG GAGCACTTCTGGAGTCTAGACAAAACAGAGTTCAGGATACCCCCCAAGTTGATTGTTCAAATTTGGGATAATGACAAGTTCTCATTGGATGATTACCTGG GCACGGTAGAGCTGGATCTCCGTAAACTTACCCCTCCGGCCAAGGTTTCAAAGACGTGCAATCTGAGTATGATGGAGGAGGTGATGGACGCACGGCCACCCAAATCCGACCTGGCCAATTCGCTGTTCGCTCAGAAGTCTGTCAGAGGCTGGTGGCCATGTGTCACTGAACAGGATGGGAAGAAAGTCCTTGGT GGGAAGGTTGAGATGACTCTGGAAATCGTGTCTGAGAAGGAAGTGGACGAAAAGCCTGCTGGGAAGGGCAGGGATGAACCCAACATGAACCCAAAGCTTGACTTCCCTAA GCGTCCGGACACGTCCTTCTTCTGGTTCACGAACCCCTGTAAGACCATGAAGTTCATTGTGTGGCGCAGATTCAAGTGGCTTTTCATTGGACTGATCCTACTGATTCTAGTGCTGCTCTTCGTCGGAATCCTGTTGTACTCTTTACCG AACTACATTTCAATGAAAATTGTGAAGCCATTCAAATGA